Proteins co-encoded in one Polaromonas vacuolata genomic window:
- a CDS encoding N-acetylmuramoyl-L-alanine amidase, which produces MKRMQDSLTNPIPGKRLSRRELLARSSALVLMLGTQHLAYGASIVAVRAWPSKEYTRLTIESDVEIKPRQFFLADPPRLAVDMEGIDLIPALRELVAKVKPDDPNILGMRVGQNSPGVVRLVIDLKQAILPQVFTLTPVASYQYRLVLDLYPAQAPDPLDVLIAAHLAQSQPAQTAPVAAASAARKAPIDMLDELMAKHSGKSPALLPAPIAAPLAPLIAITKTPAEPLTASQAASKTDRLVIVALDPGHGGEDPGAIGPGGTQEKDVVLQIALRLRDRINLQPNMRAFLTRDADFFVPLGQRVQKARRVQADLFVSIHADAFFTARPQGASVFALSDKGASSSAARWMANKENSADSVGGLNVQAKDEQVQKAMLDMSTSAQIRDSMRLGNAMLGEIGNVGKLHKAQVEQAGFAVLKAPDIPSVLVETAFISNPDEEAKLRSEAYQVQLADALMRGIKLYFARNPPMARSRVV; this is translated from the coding sequence ATGAAGCGCATGCAAGATTCGCTGACAAATCCAATCCCAGGCAAGCGACTCAGCCGGCGCGAGTTGTTGGCGCGCTCAAGTGCGCTGGTGTTGATGCTGGGCACTCAACATCTGGCCTATGGCGCATCGATAGTCGCCGTGCGCGCATGGCCGTCAAAAGAATACACCCGACTGACGATTGAGTCCGACGTCGAAATCAAGCCACGCCAGTTTTTTCTAGCCGACCCACCGCGCCTAGCAGTTGATATGGAAGGCATAGACTTGATACCAGCGCTGCGAGAATTGGTCGCCAAAGTCAAACCGGACGATCCAAATATTTTGGGCATGCGGGTAGGTCAAAATTCACCCGGCGTGGTGCGCCTAGTGATTGATCTCAAGCAAGCCATATTGCCCCAGGTCTTCACTCTTACACCGGTCGCAAGTTATCAATACAGGTTGGTGTTAGACCTCTACCCAGCCCAAGCGCCGGATCCGCTAGATGTGTTGATTGCTGCGCATTTGGCGCAAAGCCAGCCAGCCCAAACCGCACCAGTTGCCGCCGCATCGGCCGCAAGAAAAGCGCCCATCGACATGCTCGATGAATTAATGGCTAAGCACTCGGGTAAAAGCCCGGCGCTGTTGCCAGCACCAATCGCGGCACCTCTAGCACCTCTAATAGCGATTACCAAGACACCAGCAGAGCCACTAACTGCAAGCCAAGCTGCAAGTAAAACTGACCGCTTAGTCATCGTGGCATTAGACCCAGGACATGGCGGCGAAGACCCAGGCGCAATCGGTCCGGGCGGCACGCAAGAAAAAGATGTGGTGCTGCAAATTGCCCTAAGACTACGCGACCGCATCAATCTGCAACCAAATATGCGCGCCTTCCTAACCCGTGACGCAGATTTTTTTGTGCCACTCGGTCAACGCGTGCAAAAAGCCCGCCGAGTTCAAGCCGATTTATTTGTCAGCATTCACGCAGACGCCTTTTTCACCGCCAGACCGCAAGGCGCAAGCGTTTTTGCACTCAGCGACAAAGGCGCATCAAGCAGCGCCGCGCGCTGGATGGCGAACAAAGAAAATTCAGCTGATTCAGTTGGCGGACTCAACGTACAAGCCAAAGATGAGCAAGTCCAAAAAGCCATGCTGGACATGAGTACCTCTGCACAAATACGCGACAGCATGCGCCTAGGCAACGCCATGCTGGGCGAGATTGGAAACGTCGGCAAGCTGCACAAGGCCCAAGTAGAACAAGCCGGTTTTGCAGTGCTTAAAGCCCCCGATATTCCTAGCGTGTTAGTCGAGACAGCCTTCATCAGCAACCCAGACGAAGAAGCCAAACTGCGCAGCGAAGCTTATCAAGTGCAGTTGGCTGATGCTTTGATGCGCGGCATTAAGCTGTACTTTGCGCGTAATCCGCCTATGGCGAGGAGTCGGGTGGTTTGA
- the tsaE gene encoding tRNA (adenosine(37)-N6)-threonylcarbamoyltransferase complex ATPase subunit type 1 TsaE: MMTDMDHPLIVKTIVWPDETGCEAFAQSLALKPVLGQAMLELHGDLGAGKTTFVRYLLKALGVQGRIKSPTYAVVEPYSLESISSGRDLNIWHFDFYRFNDPDEWEDAGFREIFASTGLKLVEWPENAGPYLPRADMQIKIQTNDDESRSVTLSALTATGQALLS; this comes from the coding sequence ATGATGACTGATATGGACCACCCGCTGATTGTAAAAACTATTGTGTGGCCGGATGAAACCGGTTGCGAAGCCTTTGCGCAGTCTCTGGCACTCAAGCCCGTATTAGGCCAAGCCATGCTGGAATTACACGGTGACTTAGGCGCGGGCAAAACCACCTTTGTACGCTATCTGCTCAAGGCTTTAGGGGTGCAAGGCCGCATCAAAAGTCCAACCTATGCGGTGGTCGAGCCTTATTCGCTAGAGAGCATCAGCAGTGGCCGTGATTTAAACATCTGGCACTTTGATTTTTACCGTTTTAACGACCCAGACGAATGGGAAGACGCCGGCTTTCGCGAGATATTCGCCAGCACCGGACTCAAACTGGTAGAGTGGCCTGAAAATGCGGGCCCTTACTTACCCCGCGCAGACATGCAAATCAAAATCCAAACCAATGATGACGAATCGAGAAGCGTGACCTTAAGCGCCCTGACCGCAACCGGCCAAGCGTTGCTGTCATGA
- the queG gene encoding tRNA epoxyqueuosine(34) reductase QueG, which produces MQLWGRELGFSQIGIADVDLSSAESGLSAWLEAGFHGEMNYMAAHGLKRARPAELVPGTVSVITARMNYLPASTDTDAGQWQATELNRLQKPQEAIVSVYARGRDYHKIMRKRLQKLSERIALEVGPLGHRAFTDSAPVLEAELASRSGQGWRGKHTLILNREAGSMFFLGEIYLDLALPASAPVTPHCGSCTSCIDICPTQAIVAPYRLDARRCISYLTIEHSGPIPLDLRALIGNRIYGCDDCQLVCPWNKFAKRSALPDFDERKGLSGQQLISLWSWSEADFLRFTEGSAIRRIGHERWLRNIALAMGNALRSLSLQAQDEAVATAIRALRQALAQQTAHASGVVQEQVAWSLAQSSL; this is translated from the coding sequence ATTCAGCTCTGGGGGCGTGAGCTTGGATTTTCTCAAATCGGTATTGCCGATGTCGATTTGTCTTCCGCCGAATCCGGATTATCAGCTTGGTTAGAAGCGGGCTTTCATGGCGAGATGAATTACATGGCCGCGCATGGACTCAAACGTGCAAGGCCGGCTGAACTAGTGCCCGGTACTGTCAGCGTGATCACTGCGCGCATGAATTATCTTCCAGCGTCCACAGACACAGACGCCGGCCAGTGGCAGGCCACGGAATTAAATCGCTTGCAAAAACCGCAAGAAGCGATTGTCTCTGTTTATGCACGCGGGCGGGACTATCACAAGATTATGCGTAAGCGTTTGCAAAAACTGTCTGAGCGTATTGCACTCGAAGTCGGGCCGCTGGGTCACCGCGCTTTTACTGATTCTGCCCCGGTGTTAGAGGCTGAGTTAGCGTCCCGCAGCGGTCAGGGCTGGCGCGGTAAACACACGCTAATCCTCAATCGTGAGGCGGGGTCTATGTTTTTCCTTGGTGAGATTTATCTCGACTTGGCTTTGCCTGCGAGTGCGCCTGTCACGCCGCATTGCGGCAGTTGCACTTCTTGCATAGACATTTGCCCGACACAGGCGATCGTTGCGCCGTATCGGCTCGATGCACGGCGTTGCATCTCTTACCTCACTATCGAACATAGTGGCCCGATTCCACTGGACTTGCGCGCACTCATTGGCAACCGAATTTATGGCTGCGATGACTGCCAATTGGTTTGCCCGTGGAATAAGTTTGCAAAGCGCAGTGCTTTGCCTGATTTTGATGAACGCAAAGGTTTGAGTGGTCAGCAATTAATCAGTTTGTGGAGTTGGAGTGAAGCGGATTTTTTGCGTTTTACTGAAGGCAGCGCAATTCGCCGCATAGGCCATGAGCGCTGGCTGCGCAACATCGCTTTGGCCATGGGTAATGCCTTGCGCTCACTGAGTTTGCAAGCCCAAGATGAGGCGGTA